The following coding sequences are from one Mytilus trossulus isolate FHL-02 chromosome 8, PNRI_Mtr1.1.1.hap1, whole genome shotgun sequence window:
- the LOC134681876 gene encoding uncharacterized protein LOC134681876, protein MPDIPVVVDAEKGPSSPKKPRSAFEKRQKRQVLQEAFNESLDKSVDSIDTETESPPAPDSMEIQEEEEIPVDIPKTFVSKSFNTDYTNMKIQKNQTDPIPQRTRRNQTLKPKRKSKGIQCNPSDIDSASKVATSKTRTIIGKITSSSLAPAATEQNKDDNDEIDDDEDDVDEYDNDPDYIYNESEEEDGDDEYGSDDEEETSNYRMEECNDPVEEKYYMVSETALFQ, encoded by the exons ATGCCCGACATTCCTGTAGTTGTAGATGCAGAAAAAGGACCATCTTCTCCTAAAAAGCCTAGGTCGGCCTTCGAAAAAAGACAGAAACGTCAG GTTCTTCAAGAGGCCTTTAATGAATCATTAGATAAGTCCGTCGACTCCATTGACACTGAAACTGAATCGCCACCCGCACCTGACAGTATGGAGATTCAGGAAGAGGAAGAAATTCCGgtagatataccaaaaacattTGTGTCAAAATCTTTTAACACCGATTACACAAAcatgaaaatacagaaaaatcaaACAGATCCCATTCCGCAGAGAACTAGAAGAAACCAAACATTAAAACCCAAGAGAAAGTCTAAAGGCATTCAGTGTAACCCTTCAGATATTGATTCAGCAAGTAAAGTCGCCACATCGAAGACAAGAACGATAATCGGAAAAATTACAAGCAGTAGCCTTGCACCGGCAGCGACCGAACAAAACAAGGATGACAATGATGAGATTGATGATGATGAAGATGATGTAGATGAATATGATAATGATCCGGATTATATTTATAACGAGTCCGAGGAAGAAGATGGAGACGATGAGTATGGATCTGACGATGAGGAAGAAACAAGCAATTACAGAATGGAAGAATGTAATGATCCAGTTGAAGAAAAGTATTACATGGTCTCTGAAACAGCACTATTTCAGTAA